The Pyrus communis chromosome 14, drPyrComm1.1, whole genome shotgun sequence sequence CAGCTGCTCTGACTGATCATCTCCACACATCACTCAAGGTAAACAGAAAAAACCCATCAGCACAATCACCAGCACCCCACGTGTCCACCAATTGAGCATCCTTTTGAGCACTCTGGTTGTTGGTTTTGTAaaaactctttttgggttttgaattgcatttgatttatttgtttttgttaggttttgtgttttgttgaTTGTTTTGAGGTAATATATTATGTGATTTTATGCAAAATTTAATCAGGAAAGTAGATAATTCAGTTGGTGTGAATGTGATTAGGTGGTGGATTGGTTTAGTGTTTTGGGCTATGGGAAAGCTGAGAAATCTGTGAGGAAGATCATTGTATTGAAGTTTCTTTAGCTGCTTACCTTAAGGAAAGAGTGAATTTGAAAACCCACAAATTCTTTTTCCTGtttatgttttggttcatgATTAGTCAATAGTCAAAGTTCTTGTCTTGACATGTTAATTCTGAattttgatgtataaaatgatgAGTTAACtgaatttctagcaaattgtgCTTTTGAATTGTGAAGGGTAAAGCTTTGCAGTCGTGGAAATGGCGACCGGAGCTGTACCGGCTTCTTTTACGGGTCTGAAAAGCAGGGACTCAAGTTTCGGGTTTGCTAAAAGTATGGATTTTGTGAGGGTTTCTGATTTGAAGAGGTTCAAGTCTGGCAGAACAAGAATCTCAGTGATACGAAACTCAAATCCAGGCTCAGATATTGCCGAGCTCAAGCCTGCATCTGAAGGCAGCCCTTTGCTAGGTTGTTGAACTCCCTAATTGGTTTAGTCAGCCTTTGTTTTAATGCATGTGTTGTGTTTTAGTCCTTGAAATTACTTTTGGCAGCTGCAAAAACGGGTGAAAGTACAGCAGATTGCTATGTTTTCTTTTGCCTTGTTTCTGGGTTTCTCAGAAATGCTGAACAAGAAATAATCGGTAGTTATTATTAGCTGGTTGTAATCTTCCTGTTAATCAATAATTCATTTACATGGTTGGAAATAAATAGCTATTAACTAGAAAGTTGTGAAATAACTGTTTGCTGGATGAGATATATCTATAAAGAAACCCGAGGTAATTGTTATTGTGAAAATGGAATTCTTGCCTAAACTAAGCTAATTGTATTAGGATCAGTCAAACTAAGCCTTGGCTTGATCACATTTATACAGTTTTCCGAGAGACGAAATGGAATGTAAGGTAGTATATATCAGCCTAATTATGTTTTTCTACCTTTATAAAGTTTCTTTCATATtgtctaataattttttttttttttttcaatttagttCCTAGGCAAAAGTATTGTGAATCCATACACAAAACTGTCAGGAGGAAAACGTGCACAGTTATGGTTGGAAATGTGGCTATTGGTAGTGAGCATCCCATAAGGGTTCAAACAATGACCACAACTGACACAAAGGATGTTGCTGCTACAGTTGAACAGGTTTGATAGTTCCCTTTTTTCATTTATATACTAGTGGATTGACCCAACTTGGTATATCTATGATACCTCTGGGTCTGATTCAGATTGTTGGCATATCAATTTCTCCCTTGTTTGTAGGTAATGAGAATAGCGGATAAGGGAGCAGATATTGTTCGGATAACAGTTCAAGGGAGGAAAGAAGCAGATGCttgttttgaaattaaaaattcccTTGTGCAGAAAAAGTAGGCTTCGTTGTTGTATTTTCAGTGGTTAAAGATCTACTCTTTATGTTGTTTAAGGCCTGACCATGTTTCAATCTATATGTGCAGTTATGATATACCTTTGGTGGCAGATATTCATTTTGCTCCTACTGTTGCACTGCGGGTCGCTGAATGCTTTGACAAAATTCGTGTCAACCCTGGAAATTTTGGTACACAGTTCActgttcaatggttttgttaTATTCTATTTGAAGGGAGTGATTGTGGATTCATATAGGTGTTTTATTGCAGCTGATAGACGGGCCCAGTTTGAGAAGTTAGAGTACACGGAAGACGACTATCAGAAAGAACTTGAGCACATTGAGCGGGTAACCATATATCTATCAGTACATGGCCTCTGCTTGTGTCCACTGTTAAAGGCACACATTAATGTTTGAGAAACTGATGCAGACTTagattttcattaaagtttgaTACGTATGTGTGAAATGGTAACTATTTTTTCCAAAAGTGAATTGActatgaacaaaataaaataaagagattAAAGAGGCAAGTATTTTGTAAAGCCTATATTGTTGGGTATCAAACAATCTTTTATGTTGATACACAATCATGCTCTAATGTGCTCAGTTTAATGAAAGTTATGTTCTCAACAACGGCAGGTTTTTACTCCATTAGTTGAAAAGTGTAAGAAGTATGGAAGAGCAATGCGTATTGGGACAAACCACGGGAGCCTTTCAGATCGTATAATGAGCTATTATGGGGATTCTCCTCGAGGAATGGTGAGCAAAACATTGTCTTTTTGCTGAAAATAGTTCAAGCTTGTTTGATGTACATACAAACTCATTGGGTGTCATTGACATGTTATTCCTCAACAGGTTGAATCTGCATTTGAGTTTGCAAGAATTTGCCGGAAGTTGGACTaccataattttgttttttcaatgaAAGCAAGCAACCCAGTTATCATGGTCCAGGCATATCGTTTGCTTGTAGCTGAAATGTATGTTCAAGGCTGGGATTATCCATTGCACTTGGGAGTTACTGAAGCTGGAGAAGGTGAGGATGGGCGAATGAAATCTGCAATTGGTATTGGAACCCTTCTTCAGGTACTATTGAATCATTATGTTGAGGTGTTGTGATCGATTCAAAACCAGTAAACATCGTAGGGATTATTctgatttatgaaattatgtgCCAGTAATGCACTATTTTGTTAAGTTGACTTTAAGAATAAGTATTTGCGTACTGCAACTGTGCTTATGACAGATGATAGGTTTATGATAGATGGAAGGTTCGTCTATTTGTGTATGTCATGTGATCCTGCACTTAGTTCAATAGTCCAATAGATTGAAGCTAATATAAATGCTACGAAACATTACATTTATAAGTCATGTCTAGCCATAATGGAACACTAGAATTTTGCATGCAGGATGGCTTGGGTGATACAATTAGGGTTTCACTTACTGAAGCACCGGAGGAGGAGATAGATCCCTGCAGACGACTGGCCAACCTTGGTAAGAGAGCAGCGGATCTTCAGCAAGGAGTGGTAGGATTTTACAATCTTCTGTTTGTTGATTCATATTCTTGATCGCTTCTATTTTAGAAATTGAAAGTCTAATCAGCTTTCTTGATGGCATTATTTGTATCAGGCTCCATTTGAAGAGAAGCACAgacattattttgaatttcagcGTCGATCTGGTCAACTGCCAATACAAAAGGAGGTTAGCCTAGATCTTGAGATTGAATCAATTAGTGCttcatattcttttttctttaacagAGATAATGAAGTCGTCAAAACACAGGGTGAAGAGGTGGATTATAGAGGTGTCTTGCACCGTGATGGCTCTGTTCTGATGTCAGTATCCCTTGACCAGTTGAAGGTACAGTTGAAATCATACATCCTTTATTCCAttctattgctttttttttttttttttgggcttggGTGGAGAAAGTACACTGACCTTTTTGCTTTCGTTATAGACACCAGAGCTCCTGTACAAGTCACTAGCAACAAAACTTGTTCTCGGAATGCCATTTAAGGTCTTACTATTATTCCATTTTACGCTTCATATTGTACATCATGCAGGTTTACTGGGATTTTCATTTATATAGTTCTGTTAATACAGGATCTTGCAACCGTTGACTCAATCTTATTGAGACAACTTCCACCTGTTGATGATGCGGATTCTGTAAGAACCCTACTGAACTTTTCTTCATTACTTTAGAAATAATcctgttctctctctcttgctccCCCAACCATTCccccaaaattttatttacttCGTAATAAGCTGCTTGTGCATTAAGTTCTTTGCAAGAACAAGAATAATGTGacagttttctttttattatgatCAGCGGCTAGCTCTCAAAAGGTTGATAGATGTAAGTATGGGTGTTATAACACCATTGTCAGAACAGCTAACAAAGCCATTGCCCAATGCCATGGTTCTGGTAAATTCGAAGGAGTTATCAACTGGTGCATACAAGCTTTTGCCAGAAGGTGAAGCTTTGTTACCGAAATGAGTACTGAGTACTGAGTACTGATGCTTGAACACATCCCTTTTTTCTGTGTGTGTTGGAGGACGGCTACCCCTGT is a genomic window containing:
- the LOC137714900 gene encoding 4-hydroxy-3-methylbut-2-en-1-yl diphosphate synthase (ferredoxin), chloroplastic; translated protein: MATGAVPASFTGLKSRDSSFGFAKSMDFVRVSDLKRFKSGRTRISVIRNSNPGSDIAELKPASEGSPLLVPRQKYCESIHKTVRRKTCTVMVGNVAIGSEHPIRVQTMTTTDTKDVAATVEQVMRIADKGADIVRITVQGRKEADACFEIKNSLVQKNYDIPLVADIHFAPTVALRVAECFDKIRVNPGNFADRRAQFEKLEYTEDDYQKELEHIERVFTPLVEKCKKYGRAMRIGTNHGSLSDRIMSYYGDSPRGMVESAFEFARICRKLDYHNFVFSMKASNPVIMVQAYRLLVAEMYVQGWDYPLHLGVTEAGEGEDGRMKSAIGIGTLLQDGLGDTIRVSLTEAPEEEIDPCRRLANLGKRAADLQQGVAPFEEKHRHYFEFQRRSGQLPIQKEGEEVDYRGVLHRDGSVLMSVSLDQLKTPELLYKSLATKLVLGMPFKDLATVDSILLRQLPPVDDADSRLALKRLIDVSMGVITPLSEQLTKPLPNAMVLVNSKELSTGAYKLLPEGTRLVVSLRGDEPYEVLDILKGIDATMILHDLPFGEDKISRVHAARRLFEYLGDNALNFPVIHHIQFPSGIHGDDLVIGAGTNAGALLVDGLGDGLLLEAPDKDFDYLRNTSFNLLQGCRMRNTKTEYVSCPSCGRTLFDLQEISAQIREKTSHLPGVSIAIMGCIVNGPGEMADADFGYVGGAPGKIDLYVGKTVVKRGIEMEHATDALIQLIKDHGRWVDPPAEE